A region from the Paenibacillus humicola genome encodes:
- a CDS encoding ROK family transcriptional regulator: MKPKPTGDLAMIKKMNTAIVLESVLRSAPLSRAQISEHTGLNKATVSSLVQNLIDSHLVVENGPGESSGGRKPVMLQFNGNAGYAIGIDLGVNYIRGVLTDLEGAVVASRELALRKHGPGDVLPQLEASIEALRAEMPASPYGLVGIGVGVPGIVNGEGAVLFAPNLDWSHVQLERLLADRFGVPVTIDNEANAGAQGEQKYGAGRGIDNQIYVSVGIGIGTGIILNKELYKGASGFSGELGHLSIEMDGKPCRCGNRGCWELYASENALLEQAGPLGYGDFESLLAAAERGDERVAGLLARIGECLGVGIANIVNVFNPEVVIIGNRMSLAERWLREPLRETVARRTLPYHREKLRILFAELADRSAVRGAAYYALSRFFAKLESGE; encoded by the coding sequence ATGAAACCGAAACCGACCGGCGACCTCGCCATGATCAAAAAAATGAACACCGCCATCGTGCTCGAATCGGTGCTGCGCAGCGCGCCGCTTTCCAGAGCGCAAATTTCCGAGCATACCGGGCTGAACAAAGCGACCGTATCGAGTCTTGTGCAGAACCTGATCGACAGTCATCTGGTCGTCGAGAACGGTCCCGGCGAATCGAGCGGCGGGCGAAAGCCCGTCATGCTGCAGTTCAACGGCAACGCCGGCTATGCGATCGGCATCGATCTCGGCGTCAACTATATCCGCGGCGTGCTGACCGATTTGGAAGGCGCAGTCGTCGCGAGCCGCGAGCTCGCCCTGCGCAAGCACGGCCCAGGCGACGTCCTGCCGCAGCTCGAAGCCAGCATCGAAGCGCTGCGGGCGGAGATGCCCGCGAGCCCTTACGGGCTGGTCGGCATCGGCGTCGGCGTTCCGGGCATCGTCAACGGCGAAGGCGCGGTCCTGTTTGCGCCGAACCTCGACTGGTCGCACGTCCAGCTGGAGCGGCTGCTCGCGGACCGGTTCGGCGTGCCGGTCACCATCGACAACGAAGCGAACGCCGGCGCGCAGGGCGAGCAGAAATACGGAGCCGGCCGCGGCATCGACAACCAGATCTACGTCAGCGTCGGGATCGGCATCGGGACCGGCATCATTTTGAACAAGGAGCTCTATAAGGGCGCTTCCGGCTTTTCCGGCGAGCTCGGCCACCTCTCGATCGAAATGGACGGCAAGCCGTGCCGGTGCGGCAACCGCGGCTGCTGGGAGCTGTACGCCTCCGAGAACGCGCTGCTGGAGCAGGCCGGGCCGCTCGGCTACGGCGACTTCGAGAGCCTGCTTGCGGCGGCGGAGCGCGGCGACGAACGGGTCGCCGGACTGCTCGCGCGGATCGGCGAATGTCTCGGCGTCGGCATCGCCAACATCGTCAACGTGTTTAATCCGGAGGTCGTGATCATCGGCAACCGGATGAGCCTGGCGGAGCGATGGCTCCGGGAGCCGCTGCGGGAGACGGTCGCGCGCCGCACGCTGCCGTACCACCGGGAGAAGCTGCGGATCCTGTTCGCCGAGCTTGCGGACCGGTCCGCCGTCCGCGGCGCCGCCTATTACGCGCTCAGCCGCTTCTTCGCGAAGCTTGAAAGCGGCGAATAA